TGTACGAGAGGCGGGGCATCAAAAAGCCTTTGATCTGCTTCCACACCCCTTCAATCAGATTCAGGAAGGGAGCATAGGGGGGCAAGTACCGGAGGTACAGACCTTGCGCCTCCCATTCGACCCGTTTCTCCTGAACGGCCTTGCCCCGATGAAACGCGGTGTTATCCAGCACGATGACTGTGAGCCGTTCCGGCTCACACTGCTCTGCCAGCGTATCCAGATACGCCATCACCTGGGCTTGCGTGCAACTGCCCGTCAGGGCACGAACCTCCAGCTGCGGAAGTTCACCCTGGAACGAG
The sequence above is a segment of the Deinococcus detaillensis genome. Coding sequences within it:
- a CDS encoding transposase; protein product: MKYLDQSGFSLMLSVASTWFKRGSGQQFRIPTRWGSQGRLNLIGTYSFQGELPQLEVRALTGSCTQAQVMAYLDTLAEQCEPERLTVIVLDNTAFHRGKAVQEKRVEWEAQGLYLRYLPPYAPFLNLIEGVWKQIKGFLMPRLSYNSLAELEAALRVALNAISARFI